The following coding sequences are from one Cenarchaeum symbiosum A window:
- a CDS encoding hypothetical protein (WD-40 repeat protein), with protein MDWIMRRSSADRARIMRGTALIAALFMAVTFAMAPAHAQQLVSATLSDDGILEIIFDAPVNASSLTHNRITVTDGMTIQSGTRMSGGDLDTDVTGDRLRYILNDNRLNTISGYSNPILRIDPSGLGPGVPEAYGLPSQDYAYPYILDRGSFTPTEGSPQGLAISPDGTLLFVVGSQRDEVLRYELDPPYDTTSASLNGSYDISSEEGGSRGIAFSADGTRMFIIGDNNRVYQYSLSTPFSFDGTVSFELNYNVVSQDNQMSGIDFALEGRRMYLAGDGSNNIYQYNVFNPYNLDITEQSFFVRHTGTFSVGDEDAGPRGVSVAADGRSMLVLGQTNDKVYRYDMHVPNDITTSTYAGSLDISDQGNNVRGLATSTDGRNIFVSNTDGSGSVHRYDLGSPYDMPEGVGASILNITGENNSPTGVAFSNDGLRMFTVEAQTDMIHEYTMTSPYNTASATLTKSAPAFVLADGTPGFTGTDASPSDVRPVTGDAPQDIEFNSHGRKMYILGAQTARVYQYTLTPDYNIAGATLDDTYNVSQENGGPSAQFGRERTPTGMEFNPGGDIMLITGRGSNDIHQYNLDNPYDLSRRTTADSNRINNIGTFPTGLAYSEDGHRLFVSERDSGTVQRYDLPTPYMLNGARYVDSRAILDDDPQIHDVAFSFDGRRMFAVGAQNDNVYTYNLTAPFDITTTGEGQRLRFSGDNLVADVSFGDSGRELFVLEAESETVLRYSLEIPYELATAIPQSSSPALGDASLRALEFSPNGTLMFVSGWVNLRVDAYSMSTPFDVSTAQLTGDSFDPDDAANKPADDVNRPTALRFSSDGTMLFVLDQTVRKLFQYELDSPYYIGGTPRFERSLNVVSQLSAPQGFAFSADGTSLHITGAGNDRISRYALGTAYELSTASPVGSQSIADLEDSASGLAFNRDGSRVFVSGSDSELADSEDSVYSFDLTDSVPLNTAPAAPRLLSAVLDGRELTMIFDDDIDVSSILPNRIEIREGQDAGVTLASFSVSGGTVTSVLSPDNATMVSGYADPVVRFEVGALAGVSGGIFPSFDVESLSPVLNRFAISDDPDLTFAERPGQPITGSVRSGSFITATVAPSGATFSADGTTMLFVGDSTDGSKQVDELHVCTMTSPYDITSLDCGRDVVDNLDMSETATTGVTFSPDGLNVFVSGRDGRTATDPDGAIYSYRSVHPFTIQEPSSTPEINLAGRFTLNVSGNVNNTEDVEFSTDGMRMFVLGNIGVSFGGFELAHGIVEYDLVSPYTLNGATTALGQSISLGLIDPTGMAITSDGLRMYVIDRGTGLLWWYDMPANSITGFTTRGFLDVGSLDTSLEDVMLHGNDEAIFLLGAGRDTVYGYGYGIDGHADYALGIRDKPDLGVESATFFNETGTLNVLFTDTVAGGSVDPARINVVNVTGEVVALSNAEMPTLAGRTLSFELGTSRNFTDPVLEFGASAVRGADGGTFPSKFAFPGDPLVYEGALNVSAQVRKASGVSFTPDGTKMYVTDTGPGRSRLNQYLLSDPFNVSSAMFDHQRNMGTGSGSSFEQSEAGIPSGFVFAPGGTRMFVASADRGWIGEYFSFNPYDARRLSYSRGLDTSPQDANPTGVTLSPDASIMFVTGNETDSVYSYGVTALNAETAVHMESLDVSAQTADPTGVSIPGDGLELFVTAGGTGDIHRYSLVKPYTLDGAAYDGKFGTDEDDPQGMFFPRNGEDLYVAGPGGIHTYLLDTVGVRFVPASMLGTMHEITISEGIPIVDGAMRVPDSPMGVIHDITISEGVSIMDMGMSVIQNQSTFTITRTDSPMVSDDRMTSINTPPVGPGTPIGASDMPVVSETASSICSPVCPIILTGSDALDWIEDTIPGPDTEVLPIVRILATSNNTLEATLVHNASTTMNSSFSWRVADHNVELEINGTLVNSMARPVARNNIVITSPDVNFTSDNEIVVRFIGVTDSNGIVYGLEYNLTGPDKALIGDQPEVILIPRDNLLVIHEHTRNPLVIDDATGVEQLILHFNESIPVDGTPTMAPEIEIRGDGITVLLREGLGISGFADLSQIIVEETNTKGDIPDVRYGRSFEVGDPDADLEVEPPAEITLIGQGGSTGYRIDLAGMTNVIVACEGNVDGAFPSGVNACSLDRGNDLVIWTRDLSIHGGYTDIPGQGPGPIVTPQPRGGGGGGGGGGSVLSGTGLGYDARFEFTAGGEGVLSGSSIRIQPGNTLVIQPLLTPAGLLTVFDMEVYLTGAGGESASVYYNRLGAFFGKECLVESTQSEMTKTCDESSIISGAATPVLDGGSLESISIPLEGEFAGTVSIMLRDNQGITLATHDRDRFSLNTGGAAAPDAGVPSIDAAEPGVIPPAAGPVDEPRAEPRQNREEPRDEPAASDTMDEAGQAREIPEDQQGSESAAETAGDSGGSFLDAIADFFRSLFGMS; from the coding sequence ATGGACTGGATAATGCGTAGATCGTCAGCAGATCGTGCAAGGATCATGCGTGGAACCGCGCTGATCGCCGCGCTATTCATGGCCGTTACATTTGCCATGGCGCCCGCCCACGCCCAGCAGCTAGTCTCGGCCACCCTCAGTGATGACGGCATACTGGAGATTATCTTTGACGCGCCGGTAAACGCATCCTCCCTGACCCACAACCGGATCACCGTCACCGACGGGATGACAATACAGAGCGGCACGCGCATGTCCGGGGGGGATCTTGACACGGATGTCACCGGGGACAGGCTGCGCTATATCCTGAATGATAACAGACTCAATACCATATCCGGGTACTCTAATCCCATATTGCGTATTGATCCCAGCGGGCTAGGCCCGGGCGTGCCGGAAGCATACGGCCTGCCATCCCAGGACTACGCATACCCATACATACTTGACCGGGGCTCGTTTACACCCACCGAGGGATCCCCTCAGGGGCTTGCAATATCGCCCGATGGAACGCTCTTGTTTGTAGTTGGGTCCCAAAGGGATGAGGTTCTCCGGTACGAGCTGGACCCGCCCTATGACACAACCTCGGCCAGTCTGAACGGCTCGTACGATATAAGCTCCGAGGAGGGCGGTTCGCGCGGTATTGCATTCTCTGCAGACGGCACCCGGATGTTCATTATCGGCGACAATAATCGTGTATACCAGTATTCCTTGAGTACGCCGTTTTCATTTGATGGAACGGTATCGTTTGAGCTCAACTATAACGTCGTCAGCCAGGACAACCAGATGTCGGGCATTGATTTTGCACTCGAGGGTCGCCGGATGTACCTGGCTGGGGATGGCAGCAACAACATATACCAGTACAACGTGTTCAATCCGTATAATCTCGATATTACTGAGCAGTCTTTTTTCGTTAGACATACAGGAACTTTCAGTGTAGGGGACGAGGACGCGGGGCCCCGGGGGGTGTCAGTCGCGGCAGACGGCCGCAGCATGCTGGTATTGGGGCAGACAAACGACAAAGTATACAGGTACGACATGCACGTCCCGAACGATATAACCACCTCCACGTACGCAGGCTCCTTGGACATATCTGATCAGGGAAACAATGTGCGGGGACTAGCAACCTCAACAGACGGAAGGAACATCTTTGTCTCCAATACGGACGGCTCCGGCTCCGTCCACAGGTACGACCTTGGTTCCCCGTATGATATGCCGGAGGGTGTGGGGGCATCCATTCTGAACATTACCGGTGAGAATAACTCCCCCACAGGGGTCGCATTCTCCAATGACGGCCTGCGCATGTTCACAGTCGAGGCACAGACAGATATGATACACGAATACACCATGACAAGCCCCTACAATACAGCGTCGGCCACGCTTACTAAAAGTGCGCCAGCCTTTGTGCTTGCAGACGGGACTCCGGGCTTTACAGGCACCGATGCCTCCCCGTCAGACGTAAGGCCGGTGACTGGAGACGCCCCACAAGACATAGAATTCAACTCGCATGGTAGAAAGATGTACATCCTCGGCGCCCAGACCGCGCGCGTATACCAGTATACGCTGACCCCCGACTATAACATAGCAGGGGCTACACTGGATGACACGTACAACGTATCCCAAGAAAATGGTGGGCCTAGCGCCCAGTTTGGCAGGGAGAGGACGCCTACAGGAATGGAGTTCAACCCCGGCGGGGACATAATGCTGATCACCGGGCGCGGTTCAAACGACATACACCAGTACAATCTGGACAACCCGTATGATCTAAGCCGGAGGACCACGGCGGACTCTAATCGCATAAACAACATAGGTACATTCCCGACCGGCCTAGCATACTCGGAGGACGGGCACAGGCTGTTTGTCTCGGAGAGGGACTCTGGAACAGTTCAGAGGTACGACCTTCCAACACCCTACATGCTCAATGGCGCCCGGTACGTGGACTCGCGGGCCATATTGGACGATGATCCCCAGATACACGATGTGGCATTCTCCTTCGACGGCAGGAGGATGTTCGCCGTCGGCGCCCAGAACGACAACGTATACACATACAATCTGACGGCCCCGTTTGACATAACCACAACCGGGGAGGGCCAGCGGCTGCGCTTTTCTGGCGACAACCTTGTCGCCGATGTTTCCTTTGGCGACAGTGGCAGGGAGCTCTTCGTGCTAGAGGCCGAGAGTGAAACCGTCCTAAGGTACAGTCTGGAAATACCGTACGAGCTGGCCACGGCGATACCGCAGAGCAGCTCCCCCGCCCTGGGCGATGCCTCTCTGCGCGCTCTGGAGTTTTCACCCAACGGGACACTGATGTTTGTATCCGGATGGGTCAACCTCCGTGTGGACGCATACAGCATGAGCACGCCGTTTGACGTATCCACGGCACAGCTTACCGGGGACAGCTTTGATCCAGATGATGCGGCAAACAAGCCCGCTGATGATGTAAACCGGCCCACCGCGCTGAGGTTCTCGTCAGACGGGACGATGCTATTTGTATTGGACCAGACGGTCAGAAAGCTGTTCCAGTATGAGCTTGATAGTCCGTACTATATAGGGGGCACACCGCGGTTTGAAAGATCACTCAATGTAGTCAGTCAGCTGAGCGCCCCCCAGGGGTTTGCATTCTCTGCAGACGGCACATCACTGCATATCACAGGTGCCGGCAACGACCGTATATCCCGGTATGCATTGGGCACCGCGTATGAGCTTTCAACGGCAAGCCCTGTCGGATCGCAAAGCATAGCGGATTTGGAAGATTCCGCATCCGGGCTTGCATTCAACAGAGACGGCTCGAGGGTATTTGTTTCCGGCAGCGACAGTGAGCTTGCCGACAGCGAGGACAGCGTATACTCGTTTGACCTGACGGATTCTGTGCCCTTGAATACAGCCCCCGCCGCACCGCGCCTATTGTCGGCAGTCCTGGACGGAAGAGAACTGACCATGATATTTGATGACGACATAGATGTTTCGAGCATACTGCCGAATAGGATAGAGATCAGGGAGGGCCAGGACGCAGGCGTCACACTGGCAAGCTTCTCGGTTTCCGGGGGGACGGTCACGTCCGTGCTGTCCCCGGATAATGCAACCATGGTATCCGGATATGCAGACCCCGTGGTGCGGTTTGAAGTTGGCGCCCTGGCCGGTGTCTCCGGGGGCATATTCCCCTCTTTTGACGTGGAGAGCCTCTCCCCTGTTCTGAACAGGTTTGCCATATCAGACGACCCCGACTTGACGTTTGCGGAAAGGCCCGGGCAGCCCATCACCGGGAGCGTGCGCAGTGGGAGCTTTATTACAGCCACTGTAGCACCCAGCGGCGCCACATTCTCGGCTGACGGAACAACGATGCTCTTTGTCGGGGACAGTACAGACGGGAGTAAACAGGTGGACGAGTTGCACGTCTGCACCATGACGTCCCCGTATGACATCACGTCCCTTGACTGCGGAAGAGATGTCGTTGATAACTTGGACATGTCGGAGACGGCGACGACAGGCGTGACGTTCTCACCAGACGGGCTGAACGTGTTCGTATCCGGCAGGGATGGCAGGACCGCCACAGATCCCGATGGGGCCATATACTCGTACAGGTCGGTCCATCCGTTTACCATACAGGAACCCTCCAGCACACCCGAGATCAATCTGGCCGGGAGGTTCACGCTCAACGTCTCCGGCAATGTAAACAATACTGAGGATGTGGAGTTCTCCACTGACGGCATGAGGATGTTCGTGCTGGGGAACATCGGGGTAAGCTTTGGAGGATTTGAGCTCGCACACGGCATAGTAGAGTACGACCTCGTCTCACCATACACACTGAACGGGGCCACCACCGCACTCGGACAGTCGATCTCACTCGGATTAATTGACCCGACGGGGATGGCAATTACAAGCGACGGACTGCGGATGTACGTTATCGACAGGGGGACGGGCCTGCTGTGGTGGTACGACATGCCGGCGAACAGTATAACCGGCTTTACGACCAGGGGATTCCTTGATGTCGGGTCGTTAGACACCTCCCTGGAGGATGTCATGTTGCACGGCAACGATGAGGCAATATTCCTGCTTGGCGCCGGCAGGGATACGGTATACGGGTATGGCTACGGAATCGACGGCCATGCAGACTACGCCCTCGGCATCCGGGACAAGCCGGACCTAGGGGTAGAGTCCGCAACGTTCTTCAACGAGACGGGGACCCTCAATGTGCTGTTTACAGATACGGTAGCTGGCGGGTCGGTGGACCCGGCGAGGATCAACGTGGTGAATGTGACGGGCGAGGTGGTGGCCCTGTCGAATGCGGAGATGCCCACTCTGGCCGGCCGCACGCTCAGCTTTGAGCTTGGAACCTCCAGGAACTTCACCGATCCGGTTCTGGAGTTTGGCGCGTCTGCTGTGCGCGGCGCCGACGGCGGGACATTCCCGTCAAAGTTCGCATTCCCGGGGGATCCGCTGGTGTACGAGGGGGCGCTAAACGTATCCGCTCAGGTCAGGAAGGCATCGGGCGTGTCATTCACCCCCGACGGGACAAAGATGTACGTGACGGATACAGGTCCTGGGAGATCCAGGCTAAACCAGTATCTTCTGTCCGACCCTTTCAACGTATCGTCCGCCATGTTTGACCATCAACGCAACATGGGCACGGGCTCGGGATCATCTTTCGAGCAGAGCGAGGCGGGGATCCCCTCGGGCTTTGTATTTGCACCCGGCGGCACCAGGATGTTTGTCGCCAGCGCCGACAGGGGATGGATCGGCGAGTATTTCTCGTTCAACCCGTATGATGCACGCAGGCTGTCGTACTCTCGAGGCCTCGATACCAGCCCGCAGGATGCAAATCCGACAGGCGTGACACTCTCCCCCGACGCCAGCATCATGTTTGTCACCGGGAATGAGACCGACTCGGTATACAGCTATGGAGTAACCGCACTTAATGCTGAAACTGCCGTCCACATGGAGTCACTGGATGTATCCGCCCAGACTGCCGATCCCACGGGTGTGTCAATCCCCGGTGACGGCCTTGAGCTGTTTGTTACAGCTGGGGGTACAGGGGATATACACAGGTACTCGCTGGTTAAACCGTACACGCTGGACGGGGCTGCATATGACGGCAAGTTTGGGACAGACGAGGATGACCCACAGGGCATGTTCTTTCCCAGAAATGGCGAAGATCTGTACGTTGCGGGGCCCGGCGGGATACACACGTACCTTCTTGATACGGTCGGGGTCAGGTTCGTTCCGGCATCCATGTTGGGAACGATGCACGAGATTACCATCTCTGAAGGCATACCGATCGTAGATGGTGCCATGAGGGTGCCAGATAGTCCGATGGGGGTGATTCACGATATTACCATCTCTGAAGGGGTATCGATCATGGATATGGGTATGAGTGTGATACAAAATCAGTCGACATTTACGATAACACGCACCGACAGCCCCATGGTCAGCGACGACAGGATGACATCCATTAACACACCACCCGTTGGCCCAGGCACCCCAATCGGTGCCTCCGACATGCCCGTCGTATCCGAGACTGCCAGCAGCATATGTTCGCCGGTATGCCCGATTATACTTACAGGAAGTGACGCCCTTGATTGGATAGAGGATACAATTCCAGGGCCGGATACAGAGGTCCTTCCCATAGTGCGCATCCTGGCCACGAGTAACAACACCCTGGAGGCCACCCTGGTGCACAACGCAAGCACCACCATGAACTCGTCGTTTAGCTGGAGAGTCGCCGATCACAATGTCGAGTTGGAAATAAACGGGACTTTGGTCAATAGTATGGCTAGGCCGGTGGCGAGAAACAACATAGTCATAACCAGCCCCGACGTCAATTTCACGTCGGATAATGAGATCGTGGTCCGGTTTATAGGCGTGACAGATTCCAACGGTATTGTGTATGGTCTCGAGTACAATCTTACTGGACCCGACAAGGCCCTGATTGGTGATCAACCAGAGGTAATCTTGATACCCAGGGACAACCTGCTTGTAATTCACGAGCATACGCGGAATCCCCTTGTGATCGACGACGCTACGGGAGTTGAACAGCTCATACTGCACTTCAATGAGAGCATCCCCGTTGACGGGACTCCCACAATGGCCCCGGAGATCGAGATCCGGGGCGACGGCATTACGGTGCTGCTAAGAGAAGGCCTCGGCATATCCGGCTTTGCTGACTTGTCGCAGATAATCGTAGAAGAGACTAACACAAAAGGCGACATCCCGGACGTCCGCTATGGAAGATCCTTCGAGGTGGGCGATCCGGATGCAGACCTAGAGGTGGAACCTCCCGCAGAGATTACCCTGATTGGTCAGGGCGGAAGCACTGGATACCGCATAGACTTGGCAGGCATGACCAATGTAATAGTGGCCTGTGAAGGAAACGTGGATGGCGCGTTTCCCTCAGGAGTCAATGCCTGCTCGCTGGATCGCGGCAACGACCTTGTAATATGGACGCGCGACCTCTCCATACATGGCGGGTACACTGACATCCCCGGGCAGGGCCCCGGACCGATTGTGACACCCCAGCCACGCGGCGGTGGCGGAGGAGGCGGTGGCGGCGGCTCCGTCCTCAGCGGAACAGGCCTCGGGTACGACGCGAGGTTTGAGTTTACCGCAGGGGGCGAGGGCGTGCTGAGCGGCTCCTCCATACGCATCCAGCCAGGAAACACGCTGGTAATACAGCCCCTGCTCACACCGGCAGGACTCTTGACAGTATTTGACATGGAGGTATACCTGACAGGGGCAGGCGGCGAGAGCGCCAGCGTATACTATAACAGGCTGGGCGCCTTCTTTGGAAAAGAGTGCCTTGTAGAATCAACACAGTCCGAGATGACAAAGACCTGCGATGAATCATCCATAATATCAGGCGCGGCAACACCCGTGCTAGACGGAGGATCCCTCGAGAGCATCTCCATACCCCTGGAGGGCGAGTTTGCAGGAACAGTAAGCATAATGCTCCGCGACAACCAGGGGATAACGCTTGCCACGCACGACCGCGACAGGTTCAGCTTGAATACAGGAGGGGCCGCCGCGCCTGATGCAGGTGTGCCAAGTATAGATGCCGCGGAGCCGGGTGTGATACCCCCGGCGGCAGGGCCCGTTGATGAGCCCCGCGCAGAGCCCAGGCAGAACAGGGAGGAGCCGCGGGACGAGCCGGCTGCATCAGATACAATGGACGAGGCCGGTCAGGCCAGGGAAATCCCGGAGGATCAGCAGGGTTCAGAGTCCGCGGCAGAGACAGCAGGGGATTCCGGCGGGAGCTTCCTTGATGCGATAGCCGACTTTTTCAGGTCGCTCTTCGGTATGAGCTGA
- a CDS encoding phosphoribosylaminoimidazole carboxylase (NCAIR synthetase) (COG0026), with amino-acid sequence MASTLGIIGGGQLGMMLTEAARGMPEHISEVIVLDPSPGCPASQAGAKQIAAGYADGSAIRELASRADVITYEIESGDADALESVLDITEVRPPPETLRMIQDKYVQKSFLKENKIPVGDFAPAGTIDELKEGLERFGRPALLKARRGAYDGRGNRVIQKGDDAAAALEQMGAPAYLEKMINYTMEVSVMAARSTSGEIRTYHPVENKHKDGILHMSIAPARIDENTARAAGQAARDVLDRIGGAGVFGIEMFVEKRGGILVNEVAPRVHNSGHHTLQSCITSQFEQHLRAVLGLELGDTKLLRPAVMCNILGPPGFEGRYKPVAAPEGIHLKMYGKESSRPGRKMGHYTVTGSWDQDVERLVDEARLAGETIRLAPT; translated from the coding sequence ATGGCCTCCACCCTCGGGATAATAGGCGGCGGGCAGCTCGGCATGATGCTTACAGAGGCCGCCCGCGGCATGCCAGAGCACATATCGGAAGTCATAGTGCTGGACCCGTCCCCCGGCTGCCCCGCGTCGCAGGCGGGCGCAAAACAGATAGCGGCAGGTTACGCGGACGGCTCCGCCATAAGGGAGCTTGCATCAAGGGCCGATGTCATAACATACGAGATAGAATCAGGCGATGCCGACGCGCTGGAATCAGTCTTGGATATAACAGAGGTCCGCCCCCCGCCGGAGACTCTTCGTATGATACAAGACAAGTATGTACAAAAGTCGTTTCTCAAGGAGAATAAAATACCCGTGGGCGACTTTGCGCCGGCTGGCACCATAGATGAGCTCAAAGAGGGCCTGGAACGGTTCGGCCGCCCTGCGCTGCTCAAGGCAAGAAGGGGCGCCTACGACGGCAGGGGCAACCGGGTTATACAAAAGGGCGATGATGCGGCAGCAGCCCTGGAACAGATGGGCGCGCCAGCATATCTTGAAAAGATGATCAACTATACAATGGAGGTATCGGTCATGGCGGCCAGAAGCACATCGGGCGAGATCAGGACGTACCATCCAGTAGAGAACAAACACAAAGATGGCATACTGCATATGAGCATAGCGCCCGCGCGGATAGACGAGAATACGGCCAGGGCAGCAGGGCAGGCGGCCCGCGACGTGCTCGATAGAATAGGCGGTGCAGGCGTATTCGGAATAGAGATGTTCGTCGAAAAAAGAGGCGGCATACTGGTCAACGAGGTGGCTCCGCGCGTGCACAATTCAGGGCACCACACTCTACAGTCGTGTATAACGTCCCAGTTCGAGCAGCACCTAAGGGCGGTACTAGGCCTAGAGCTTGGCGATACCAAGCTGCTCCGCCCTGCTGTAATGTGCAACATACTGGGGCCGCCGGGCTTTGAGGGCAGGTACAAGCCGGTTGCAGCCCCGGAGGGGATACACCTCAAGATGTACGGCAAGGAATCTTCCAGGCCGGGGCGAAAGATGGGGCATTATACGGTCACGGGCTCCTGGGATCAAGATGTGGAAAGACTAGTAGACGAGGCAAGACTGGCAGGCGAGACGATCCGCCTCGCCCCCACCTGA